A window of the Thalassospira indica genome harbors these coding sequences:
- the hisA gene encoding 1-(5-phosphoribosyl)-5-[(5-phosphoribosylamino)methylideneamino]imidazole-4-carboxamide isomerase, translating into MNLYPAIDLKDGACVRLLRGDMDKATVFNDDPGAQAGEFVQAGCHWVHIVDLNGAFAGEPVNGAAVDSILAAVSGKAQTQLGGGIRTMETVDYWLNKGITRVILGTVALRNPDFVKEACAKWPGRVAVGIDARDGYVAVEGWAETSEVTALELAKKFEDCGVAAIIFTDIDRDGAMGGPNIESTVALASEISTPVIVSGGVSSLDDLIAVKKHTDAGIDGAISGRALYDGRIDLAEAIAALS; encoded by the coding sequence GTGAACCTTTATCCCGCAATTGACCTGAAAGATGGCGCATGCGTGCGCCTGCTTCGCGGCGACATGGACAAGGCAACCGTGTTTAACGACGATCCGGGCGCACAGGCCGGTGAATTTGTGCAAGCGGGCTGCCATTGGGTTCATATCGTTGATCTGAACGGCGCCTTTGCCGGTGAACCGGTTAATGGGGCGGCTGTGGACTCCATCCTTGCCGCCGTGTCGGGCAAGGCCCAGACGCAGCTTGGTGGCGGCATCCGCACCATGGAAACAGTTGATTATTGGCTCAATAAAGGTATCACGCGTGTGATCCTGGGTACCGTCGCCCTTCGCAATCCGGATTTTGTTAAGGAAGCCTGCGCAAAATGGCCGGGCCGGGTGGCTGTCGGCATTGATGCCCGTGATGGCTATGTCGCGGTTGAAGGCTGGGCGGAGACGTCTGAGGTCACGGCCCTAGAGCTCGCCAAGAAATTTGAGGATTGCGGTGTGGCTGCCATCATCTTTACCGACATCGACCGGGATGGTGCGATGGGCGGCCCGAATATCGAGAGCACCGTGGCCCTAGCATCGGAAATCTCGACCCCGGTAATTGTATCGGGCGGGGTTTCATCGCTGGATGATCTGATCGCGGTCAAAAAACACACAGATGCCGGCATTGATGGCGCGATTTCCGGTCGTGCGCTTTATGATGGCCGCATTGATCTGGCAGAGGCCATCGCGGCCCTTTCGTAA
- the hisF gene encoding imidazole glycerol phosphate synthase subunit HisF: MLKTRVIPCLDVKDGRVVKGVNFVDLIDAGDPVEQARIYDAEGADELCFLDITASSDNRDTIFDVVARTAEACFMPVTVGGGVRTLEDIRKLLLAGADKVSINTAAVKNPDFVREAARKFGSQCIVVSIDAKSTGPDTFEIFTHGGREPTGIDAVAFAKQMVEYGAGELLVTSMDRDGTQSGFNIPLTKTIADAVHVPVIASGGVGTLDHMVEGVRDAHASAVLAASIFHFGTYRIREVKDHMKAAGIPVRED; encoded by the coding sequence ATGCTGAAAACCCGTGTCATTCCCTGTCTTGACGTCAAGGACGGCCGCGTCGTCAAAGGGGTCAATTTCGTCGATCTGATCGATGCCGGCGATCCGGTCGAACAGGCCCGGATTTACGATGCCGAGGGCGCGGACGAGCTCTGCTTCCTTGATATCACCGCATCAAGCGATAACCGCGATACTATCTTTGACGTGGTCGCCCGCACTGCCGAGGCCTGCTTTATGCCGGTCACGGTGGGTGGCGGCGTGCGCACCCTTGAAGACATCCGCAAACTGCTTCTGGCCGGTGCGGACAAGGTTTCGATCAACACGGCCGCCGTCAAAAACCCCGATTTCGTGCGCGAAGCCGCGCGCAAGTTCGGATCGCAATGCATTGTGGTCTCGATTGATGCCAAATCAACCGGCCCGGACACGTTTGAAATCTTTACCCATGGCGGGCGTGAACCGACCGGGATTGATGCCGTTGCATTTGCGAAACAAATGGTGGAATACGGTGCGGGTGAGCTTCTTGTCACCTCGATGGATCGCGATGGCACCCAGTCGGGCTTTAACATCCCGCTGACCAAAACCATTGCCGATGCCGTGCATGTGCCCGTCATTGCCTCGGGCGGGGTGGGGACGCTTGATCACATGGTCGAAGGCGTGCGCGATGCGCATGCATCAGCGGTTCTTGCTGCCTCGATCTTCCATTTCGGCACCTACCGCATTCGCGAGGTCAAAGACCACATGAAAGCCGCCGGTATCCCGGTCAGAGAGGACTGA
- a CDS encoding phosphoribosyl-ATP diphosphatase produces MADTDKGQHILDALYATVSARKGADPDTSYTAKLFAKGTAKIAQKVGEEGFETVIAALAETPEKVASESADLLYHLTVLWADQGVTPEDVWKILAERQGISGIAEKASRSKD; encoded by the coding sequence ATGGCTGACACCGATAAAGGCCAACACATCCTTGATGCGCTTTACGCAACCGTTTCTGCCCGCAAGGGGGCCGATCCGGACACCAGCTATACCGCCAAGCTGTTTGCCAAGGGTACCGCCAAAATCGCCCAGAAAGTCGGCGAAGAGGGCTTTGAAACCGTGATTGCCGCCCTTGCCGAAACCCCGGAAAAGGTCGCATCCGAAAGTGCAGACCTGCTTTATCATCTGACCGTACTTTGGGCCGATCAGGGGGTGACGCCCGAAGACGTCTGGAAGATCCTGGCGGAACGGCAGGGCATTTCAGGTATTGCCGAAAAGGCATCGCGCAGCAAAGATTAA
- a CDS encoding histidine triad nucleotide-binding protein, whose protein sequence is MAVQPYDPENIFAKILRGEIPCTKVYEDDHVLAFNDIAPQAPTHVLVIPKGSYTSYDDFALNASDAEIVAYTRAIGKISKEAGVVEDGYRLIANTREHGRQDVPHLHVHILGGEKLPRMLPGA, encoded by the coding sequence ATGGCCGTTCAGCCCTACGATCCGGAAAACATCTTTGCCAAAATCCTGCGCGGTGAAATCCCGTGCACCAAGGTCTATGAAGATGACCATGTGCTGGCGTTTAACGATATCGCGCCGCAGGCCCCGACCCATGTGCTGGTCATCCCCAAAGGGTCCTACACCAGCTATGACGACTTTGCGCTTAATGCCTCGGACGCCGAAATCGTCGCCTATACCCGCGCGATTGGTAAAATCTCCAAGGAAGCTGGCGTCGTTGAAGACGGCTACCGCCTGATCGCCAACACCCGCGAACACGGCCGCCAGGACGTCCCGCACCTGCATGTGCATATCCTTGGCGGTGAGAAACTCCCGCGGATGCTGCCGGGCGCCTAA
- a CDS encoding DUF6314 family protein produces MASNIPNASEIFQAIPGNWKLVRDLGEAGQFTGDVTFHAADPAQPNVLRYREEGFLTRPDGKRFDGYREYDFVLHEDPAAIELLFRDPLSFGNRYVLLQFGEEGEEGVCARDIHPCGEDFYHHCMIWNGPDHFETKIKITGPKKDHLLHSIYRRA; encoded by the coding sequence ATGGCATCCAACATCCCCAACGCATCCGAGATTTTCCAAGCCATTCCGGGCAACTGGAAGCTTGTGCGCGATCTGGGCGAAGCCGGGCAGTTTACCGGCGATGTCACGTTTCATGCCGCCGATCCGGCCCAACCCAATGTGCTGCGCTATCGTGAGGAAGGGTTTCTGACCCGCCCGGACGGCAAGCGGTTTGATGGCTATCGGGAATATGACTTTGTCCTGCACGAGGACCCCGCAGCAATCGAACTTCTGTTTCGCGACCCTTTGAGTTTCGGCAATCGCTATGTGCTGCTGCAATTTGGCGAAGAGGGAGAAGAGGGTGTTTGTGCCCGCGACATTCACCCCTGTGGGGAGGACTTCTATCACCATTGCATGATCTGGAACGGGCCAGATCATTTCGAAACAAAAATAAAAATCACCGGTCCGAAGAAGGATCACCTGCTGCACAGCATCTATCGCCGCGCCTAG
- a CDS encoding LysR substrate-binding domain-containing protein, with protein sequence MALRPTTPPLNALRAFEAAARLGSFARAAEELSVTSGAISQQVANLEASLGMTLFERNGPKLTLREAGRAYLPSLRRALDEIEAATLDLVTHGAGERKLVIGALHTLASSWLIPRLNRFQNEHPDIRPVIETLALNFATPERSPDLGARQMDVGLYFGDGRWPGMICDKLFDEIQVVVGKPGYVALGDATGENRPVDPSELIGRYPRLVHTTRPKAWHDWAQANGVAITGAPGPAFEHFFMLIEAAKAGMGIALLPRVLIEGPLAKGSLEIVSEARLRSSGAYYLITPENRQDVPEVRAFRHWVLGLESQSGLSE encoded by the coding sequence ATGGCGCTGCGCCCGACCACCCCACCGCTCAATGCCCTGCGTGCGTTCGAAGCCGCTGCCCGGCTTGGCAGTTTTGCCCGTGCGGCCGAGGAGCTTTCTGTGACATCGGGCGCGATCAGCCAGCAGGTCGCCAATCTGGAAGCCAGCCTTGGCATGACTTTGTTCGAGCGAAATGGCCCGAAACTTACCTTGCGCGAAGCCGGACGGGCGTACTTGCCCAGTCTGCGCCGGGCGCTGGACGAGATTGAGGCCGCCACCCTTGATCTGGTCACCCATGGCGCGGGGGAGCGGAAACTTGTCATTGGTGCACTGCATACCTTGGCCAGCAGCTGGTTGATTCCCAGATTAAATCGATTTCAAAACGAACATCCCGATATCCGCCCAGTGATCGAAACCCTGGCGCTTAATTTCGCCACCCCGGAACGCAGCCCGGACCTAGGTGCGCGCCAGATGGATGTCGGGCTTTATTTCGGTGATGGTCGCTGGCCCGGGATGATCTGCGACAAGCTTTTTGATGAAATTCAAGTGGTTGTTGGCAAACCCGGATATGTTGCCTTAGGTGATGCGACAGGCGAAAACCGCCCTGTTGATCCGTCAGAATTGATCGGTCGCTACCCGCGACTGGTCCACACCACCCGGCCCAAGGCATGGCATGACTGGGCGCAGGCCAATGGTGTTGCCATCACCGGTGCCCCCGGTCCCGCGTTCGAGCACTTCTTCATGCTGATCGAAGCCGCCAAGGCTGGCATGGGAATCGCCCTGTTACCAAGGGTTTTGATTGAAGGACCTCTTGCCAAAGGCAGTCTTGAAATCGTCAGCGAGGCACGGCTGAGATCCAGCGGCGCATATTATCTGATCACGCCGGAAAACCGTCAGGACGTGCCGGAAGTCCGCGCCTTTCGCCACTGGGTGCTCGGTTTGGAAAGTCAATCTGGATTGTCAGAATAA
- a CDS encoding VOC family protein, translating into MSLPPFHLAFLIKSIADTRAFYIDILGCDEGRSTEAWIDFDFFGHQLSAHVRPEAGQNSGAGNVDGDAVPIPHFGAVLEWKKWHELADKLKAANVKFLLEPKIRFKGEPGEQGTFFVEDPAGNGLEFKTFRDPAMIFAH; encoded by the coding sequence ATGTCGCTGCCCCCGTTCCATCTGGCCTTCCTGATCAAATCGATAGCTGACACCCGCGCGTTCTATATCGATATCCTCGGCTGTGATGAGGGCCGCTCGACCGAGGCCTGGATTGATTTTGATTTCTTCGGACATCAGCTTTCTGCCCATGTCCGCCCGGAAGCGGGTCAGAACAGCGGCGCCGGTAATGTCGATGGTGATGCAGTGCCGATCCCGCATTTCGGGGCGGTTCTGGAATGGAAAAAATGGCACGAATTGGCCGACAAGCTGAAGGCGGCCAATGTCAAATTCCTGCTGGAACCCAAGATCCGCTTCAAGGGTGAACCGGGCGAGCAGGGCACCTTCTTTGTCGAAGACCCGGCGGGAAATGGTCTTGAATTCAAAACCTTCCGCGATCCGGCGATGATCTTTGCCCATTAA
- a CDS encoding 2-hydroxyacid dehydrogenase has translation MATTNAPLNILISAAGDDQKWKSVMVDRLPDANIVTEEDDYDPETIDYALFWKQPQGLIKTLPNLKAIFSLGAGVDHVVSSPSLPKELPVIRLEDAGMADQMVQYHLYAALHFMRDFDVYSAQQAKADWTQHDVARISRCRVGVMGLGALGSAVATSLSNLGFTVSGWSRSMKAIEGISTYAGKETLAEFLGQSDILICLLPRTSETENVLNSSTLSFLPKGAAIINAARGAMINEADLLRAIDTGHLRGAFLDVAATEPLPESHPFWDHAKIRITPHIAAATRFEESVDQIAENLDRLARGETPRGLVNREVGY, from the coding sequence ATGGCAACCACCAACGCCCCGCTCAATATTCTGATTTCCGCTGCCGGCGACGATCAAAAGTGGAAAAGCGTGATGGTTGACCGCCTGCCGGACGCCAATATCGTGACCGAGGAAGACGATTACGATCCTGAAACGATTGACTATGCCCTGTTCTGGAAACAGCCGCAGGGTCTGATCAAGACGCTTCCGAACCTTAAGGCCATCTTCTCGCTCGGTGCCGGGGTCGATCATGTTGTTTCCTCCCCCAGCCTGCCCAAGGAACTGCCGGTCATTCGTCTGGAAGATGCCGGGATGGCCGATCAGATGGTGCAATATCACCTTTATGCCGCGCTTCATTTCATGCGCGACTTTGATGTTTATAGCGCCCAGCAGGCCAAGGCCGACTGGACCCAGCATGACGTCGCACGCATTTCGCGGTGCCGGGTCGGTGTCATGGGGCTTGGCGCACTGGGCTCGGCGGTTGCGACATCCCTTTCCAATCTCGGCTTTACCGTTTCGGGCTGGAGCCGCTCGATGAAGGCGATTGAAGGCATTTCAACCTATGCCGGCAAGGAAACGCTGGCCGAATTCCTCGGTCAGTCCGATATCCTGATCTGCCTTCTGCCACGCACATCGGAAACCGAAAATGTGCTTAATAGCAGCACGCTATCCTTCCTGCCCAAGGGGGCCGCGATCATCAATGCCGCCCGTGGGGCGATGATCAATGAGGCCGACTTGCTGCGTGCCATTGATACCGGCCATCTGCGTGGCGCGTTTCTGGATGTTGCGGCAACCGAACCGCTGCCTGAAAGCCACCCGTTCTGGGACCATGCCAAAATCCGCATTACGCCGCACATCGCGGCCGCCACCCGGTTTGAAGAATCGGTCGATCAGATTGCCGAAAACCTTGATCGTCTGGCCCGCGGCGAAACCCCGCGCGGGCTTGTGAACCGCGAGGTCGGCTACTAA
- a CDS encoding SRPBCC domain-containing protein — protein sequence MSAKTFVALRVECDAATAFEQFTGDIDQWWKQGPRNRLLGNRPGIMEFGTENGVRYLQEVDKRRPDFIVRAGKVTKWEPAKRLAFEWQWPMADPKEPATLVDIRFSGLGDYTRITLEHLSLEKLSIAHPGRNGLNDNRFKPMMTHYWQAHLVSLRNRIKLLSRGSNLA from the coding sequence ATGTCAGCCAAAACCTTTGTTGCGCTTCGTGTTGAATGCGATGCCGCCACCGCCTTTGAACAGTTCACAGGCGACATTGATCAGTGGTGGAAACAGGGGCCGCGCAACCGCCTGCTTGGCAATCGTCCGGGCATCATGGAATTTGGGACGGAAAATGGCGTGCGCTATTTGCAGGAAGTCGATAAACGCCGTCCGGATTTCATCGTGCGCGCCGGTAAGGTCACCAAATGGGAGCCCGCCAAACGCCTTGCCTTTGAATGGCAATGGCCTATGGCCGACCCAAAAGAACCGGCAACATTGGTCGATATCCGCTTTAGCGGGCTTGGCGATTACACCCGCATCACGCTTGAACATCTTAGCCTTGAAAAGCTTTCGATAGCCCATCCCGGGCGCAATGGCCTGAATGACAACCGTTTCAAGCCGATGATGACCCATTACTGGCAGGCGCATCTAGTATCATTACGAAACCGGATCAAACTGCTTTCACGCGGCTCAAACCTAGCCTGA
- a CDS encoding LysR family transcriptional regulator — MDRFEEMRNFVRVVERKSFTKAASDLLIPRATMTNSIQRLEERLGTRLLERTTRTVNPTRDGDAYYQRCVRILADLEEADGSFTNADPKGLLRVNLQGTLARTFIIPALSEFRDRYPGIELVLADGDRFVDLVHEGFDCVLRSGDLASSSMIGRRLALLHEATVASPDYIARIGMPETLSDLKSQGHQMVCFLSGADDKPIPLDFRVDGKLCEIMLPASISVTGADSYAACATAGLGIVQVPRYRVADDLKSGKLIEILPDFPPDPMPVSVLYPQNRQLSARVRVFVDWLTELLAGLDFAGSG; from the coding sequence ATGGACCGGTTTGAGGAAATGCGCAACTTCGTGCGCGTGGTGGAGCGCAAAAGCTTCACCAAGGCGGCGAGTGATCTTTTGATTCCGCGTGCGACCATGACCAATTCCATTCAGCGGTTGGAAGAACGGCTGGGCACCCGGTTGCTGGAACGCACAACGCGCACCGTCAACCCGACCCGCGACGGGGATGCCTACTACCAACGCTGTGTGCGGATCCTGGCCGATCTGGAAGAGGCCGATGGCAGCTTTACCAATGCCGATCCCAAAGGGTTGCTCAGGGTTAATTTGCAAGGCACGCTGGCGCGGACCTTTATCATCCCGGCACTCTCGGAATTTCGCGATCGCTATCCGGGGATTGAGCTGGTGCTGGCCGATGGTGACCGGTTTGTTGATTTGGTGCATGAAGGGTTTGATTGCGTGTTGCGCAGTGGTGATCTTGCCAGTTCATCGATGATTGGGCGCAGGCTTGCCCTTCTGCACGAGGCCACCGTTGCCAGCCCCGATTACATTGCGCGCATCGGTATGCCCGAAACCCTTTCCGACCTTAAAAGCCAGGGCCACCAGATGGTTTGTTTTTTATCCGGTGCGGATGACAAGCCGATCCCGCTTGATTTCAGGGTCGATGGCAAACTTTGCGAGATCATGCTGCCGGCCAGTATTTCAGTGACCGGAGCGGACAGCTATGCCGCCTGTGCCACGGCAGGTTTGGGGATTGTCCAGGTGCCGCGCTATCGCGTGGCCGATGACCTTAAATCCGGCAAACTGATTGAAATCCTGCCCGATTTCCCGCCCGATCCGATGCCGGTTTCGGTGCTGTATCCGCAAAACCGGCAGCTTTCGGCGCGTGTGCGGGTGTTTGTCGACTGGCTGACTGAATTGCTGGCCGGGCTTGATTTTGCCGGGTCAGGCTAG
- a CDS encoding SDR family oxidoreductase, whose amino-acid sequence MSVPENKTAIITGASRGIGVALAKRLAADGFNVVINYASSAAPAEELAETLKSQGHKALAIKADIARPDAVKALFDKTIAEFGGVDVIVNNAGVMTTTPIADMDDATYDAMMDINVRGTFNMLREGAKHLRDHGRVINFSTTALHLKLPGYAVYNATKAAVEAMTGVFAKELRGRQITVNAVAPGPVATELFLNGKTDEQIANFAKMPPLERLGEPDDIAGVVSFLAGPDSGWVDGQTIRANGGLA is encoded by the coding sequence ATGTCTGTCCCTGAAAACAAAACTGCCATCATCACCGGCGCATCACGCGGCATTGGCGTGGCGCTTGCCAAACGTCTGGCGGCGGATGGCTTTAACGTTGTCATCAACTATGCCAGCTCTGCCGCCCCGGCAGAAGAACTGGCTGAAACCCTGAAATCCCAGGGCCACAAGGCCCTCGCAATCAAGGCGGATATTGCCCGGCCGGATGCGGTTAAGGCCCTGTTTGACAAAACCATCGCCGAGTTTGGCGGCGTTGATGTCATCGTCAATAACGCCGGTGTCATGACGACCACCCCGATTGCCGACATGGATGATGCCACCTATGACGCGATGATGGACATCAATGTGCGCGGCACCTTCAACATGTTGCGCGAAGGTGCAAAACACCTGCGTGACCATGGTCGGGTGATCAATTTCTCGACTACCGCACTTCACCTCAAACTGCCGGGCTATGCCGTCTATAACGCCACCAAGGCCGCGGTCGAGGCAATGACTGGCGTTTTCGCCAAGGAACTGCGCGGTCGCCAGATCACGGTCAATGCCGTTGCGCCGGGCCCGGTGGCAACCGAACTGTTCCTGAACGGTAAGACCGACGAACAGATTGCCAATTTCGCAAAGATGCCCCCGCTCGAACGGCTTGGTGAACCTGATGACATCGCCGGTGTGGTGTCCTTCCTCGCCGGGCCGGATTCCGGCTGGGTCGATGGTCAGACCATCCGTGCCAATGGCGGCCTTGCCTGA
- a CDS encoding GNAT family N-acetyltransferase: MSNAAATTTTTTKSDDITFRYATRDDLPAIVTLLADDEKGKTREELGDPLPDAYYAAFDAMASQSTDALPNKYLLALQGTDIVGCLQLTLIAGLSRRGQLRAQIEGVRVASRTRGQKIGEKLIKQSISISKSLGAALIQFTTDKTRKDAHRFYERLGFVASHEGMKMALDPK, translated from the coding sequence ATGTCGAACGCCGCCGCCACCACTACCACCACCACAAAATCCGATGACATCACGTTTCGCTATGCCACCCGCGATGATTTGCCTGCCATCGTTACCCTTCTGGCCGATGATGAAAAAGGCAAAACCCGCGAGGAACTTGGCGATCCGCTTCCGGATGCCTATTACGCCGCATTTGATGCCATGGCGTCCCAGTCAACCGATGCGCTGCCCAACAAGTATCTGCTTGCCCTTCAGGGCACGGATATTGTCGGCTGTTTGCAGCTGACCCTGATTGCCGGTTTGTCGCGCCGTGGCCAACTGCGCGCCCAGATCGAAGGGGTGCGGGTGGCAAGCCGTACCCGCGGCCAGAAGATCGGCGAAAAACTGATCAAGCAATCCATTTCGATTTCGAAATCACTTGGCGCGGCGTTGATACAGTTCACCACGGATAAAACCCGCAAGGATGCTCATCGCTTCTATGAACGGCTTGGATTTGTCGCCAGCCACGAGGGCATGAAGATGGCTCTTGACCCCAAATAG
- a CDS encoding class I SAM-dependent methyltransferase yields the protein MSDFLPFIRAWVTDPRKISAISPSSPALARLITSEINTQSTPVLELGPGTGVFTRALLDRGLREDDLTLIEAGPGFSRLLSERYPKARILQMDACRLGKKGLFGAGELASAISGLPLLSMSPRQIMGILSGSFEYLREDGAFYQFTYGPRCPVPEAILARLDLQATRIGTTVRNVPPSSVYKIERKSRPEIVSEVRKSA from the coding sequence ATGTCGGACTTTTTGCCTTTCATTCGCGCCTGGGTCACCGATCCCAGAAAAATATCCGCCATTTCGCCCTCAAGCCCGGCGCTGGCGCGGCTGATCACATCCGAAATCAACACCCAAAGCACCCCGGTTCTGGAACTCGGACCGGGGACAGGTGTGTTTACCCGTGCACTTCTTGATCGCGGCTTGCGTGAAGATGACCTGACATTGATCGAAGCCGGACCGGGTTTCTCCCGCCTGCTTTCCGAACGCTATCCAAAGGCCCGCATCCTGCAAATGGATGCCTGCCGTTTGGGTAAAAAGGGCCTGTTTGGCGCCGGCGAACTGGCAAGCGCGATTAGCGGCCTGCCGCTTCTGTCGATGTCACCGCGCCAGATCATGGGAATCTTGTCGGGCAGTTTTGAATATCTGCGCGAAGATGGTGCGTTTTACCAGTTCACCTATGGCCCGCGCTGCCCGGTTCCTGAGGCCATCCTGGCCCGCCTTGATCTTCAGGCAACACGCATCGGCACCACGGTGCGCAATGTCCCGCCCTCGTCAGTCTATAAGATCGAACGCAAAAGCCGCCCGGAAATCGTAAGCGAAGTCCGCAAATCCGCCTGA
- a CDS encoding aldo/keto reductase — protein sequence MNYRKFGKTGRTVSEVGFGAWAIGGAWGDVSEADARAALHAALDNGTTFIDTADVYGDGRSEKIIADVMKERGGERPFIATKAGRRLDPHVSEGYNKQNLTAFVERSLKNLATDCLDLVQLHCPPTEVFYRPDVFEVMEEMVTAGKIRNYGVSVEKVEEGLKAIEYPGVASVQIIYNIFRQRPSGLFFREAKAKNVGVIVRVPLASGLLTGKMTKDTAFAADDHRAFNRNGEAFDKGETFAGVPFDVALEAVEEIRRLVPDNITMAQFALRWILMEEAVGVVIPGAKNAAQAAANAAASDVAPLPSEVIGELRNIYEQRIAPHVHHLW from the coding sequence ATGAACTACAGAAAATTTGGGAAGACAGGCCGCACGGTCTCGGAAGTCGGTTTCGGTGCCTGGGCCATTGGTGGCGCGTGGGGCGATGTTTCAGAGGCTGACGCGCGCGCGGCCCTGCATGCCGCCCTTGATAACGGCACGACTTTTATCGATACCGCCGATGTTTACGGTGATGGCCGGTCGGAAAAAATCATCGCCGATGTCATGAAAGAACGCGGTGGCGAACGCCCGTTCATCGCAACCAAGGCCGGACGTCGGTTGGATCCACATGTGTCCGAGGGGTACAACAAACAGAATCTGACAGCGTTTGTTGAAAGGAGCCTTAAGAACCTTGCGACGGATTGTCTTGATCTTGTGCAGCTTCATTGCCCGCCGACAGAGGTTTTCTATCGCCCGGATGTGTTCGAGGTGATGGAGGAGATGGTCACCGCCGGGAAAATCCGTAATTACGGTGTTTCGGTCGAGAAGGTCGAAGAAGGCCTCAAAGCCATCGAATATCCCGGGGTTGCGTCGGTTCAGATCATTTACAACATCTTCCGCCAACGCCCTTCCGGACTTTTCTTCCGCGAGGCAAAGGCAAAGAATGTCGGGGTGATTGTCCGTGTGCCGCTGGCGTCAGGCCTTTTGACCGGCAAGATGACCAAGGACACCGCCTTTGCTGCAGACGACCACCGTGCGTTTAACCGCAATGGCGAGGCGTTTGACAAAGGCGAAACATTCGCCGGTGTGCCGTTTGATGTTGCGCTTGAAGCTGTTGAGGAAATCCGCCGGCTGGTTCCCGACAATATCACCATGGCGCAGTTTGCCCTGCGCTGGATTTTGATGGAAGAAGCCGTTGGTGTTGTGATCCCGGGGGCAAAGAATGCAGCCCAGGCCGCGGCAAATGCGGCGGCAAGTGATGTGGCACCGCTGCCCTCAGAGGTGATCGGTGAATTGCGCAACATCTATGAGCAGCGCATCGCCCCGCACGTTCATCATTTGTGGTGA
- a CDS encoding SDR family NAD(P)-dependent oxidoreductase: MSDIQAVRIPDLMSRRVLVTGGSTGIGAEIVRGFAAQGAKVALHYNESGDAARALQAEFPEHVVAVQGDMSETGTPTRVVREAARMLGGLDGLINNAGGMLGRVPTTEVEPEHVDRVFALNGKSVWEATVAAYPYLKASENGFVVNTTSIAARNGGGGGAVLYAAAKSFVSSLTRGQAKEFVADGIRVNAVSPGLIQTPFHDRYTPPDVLAAQSATVPMGRVGRPDECVGAFLFLASNAMAGYITGQIIEVNGGQLMP, from the coding sequence ATGAGTGATATTCAGGCAGTCAGGATTCCAGACCTGATGTCGCGCCGTGTTTTGGTAACCGGGGGCTCGACCGGGATCGGAGCCGAGATTGTCAGGGGGTTTGCCGCACAGGGTGCGAAGGTTGCCCTTCATTACAATGAAAGCGGTGATGCAGCACGCGCCCTTCAGGCAGAGTTTCCCGAGCATGTCGTAGCTGTTCAGGGCGATATGAGTGAAACGGGTACACCGACGAGAGTTGTCAGGGAAGCCGCCCGGATGCTTGGCGGGCTGGATGGCCTGATCAACAATGCCGGCGGCATGCTGGGCCGTGTGCCGACGACCGAGGTTGAACCCGAGCATGTTGACCGTGTCTTTGCCCTGAATGGCAAATCGGTCTGGGAAGCCACCGTGGCGGCATATCCGTACCTCAAAGCGTCAGAGAACGGCTTTGTGGTTAACACGACATCGATTGCCGCACGCAATGGCGGCGGGGGTGGTGCTGTGCTGTATGCGGCGGCAAAATCCTTCGTCAGCAGCCTGACACGTGGACAGGCCAAGGAATTTGTGGCGGACGGCATTCGCGTGAACGCCGTTTCGCCGGGTCTTATCCAGACGCCGTTTCATGACCGATATACACCGCCAGATGTTTTGGCCGCGCAAAGCGCAACAGTCCCGATGGGCCGCGTGGGCCGCCCGGATGAATGTGTCGGGGCGTTCCTGTTTCTCGCCTCGAACGCTATGGCGGGCTACATCACAGGCCAGATCATCGAGGTCAATGGCGGCCAGTTAATGCCTTAG